One window from the genome of Spirochaetota bacterium encodes:
- a CDS encoding MarR family transcriptional regulator, with amino-acid sequence MNYRQKIKKTKKDINALLRDVLCAVYHFERFKEKYFGITYELYYAMTLIDGSRKKTISDIADTMSIPLHKATRIVQRLHAKRLVERTTSLRDKRVVYVGLTREGKKCLTAIEDFCFDTIMNNMIHVSAGEFAKFIQVAAKIPEILAIPQYDKKGVQYGK; translated from the coding sequence ATGAACTATCGCCAGAAAATAAAAAAAACAAAAAAGGATATTAATGCACTGCTGCGTGATGTGCTTTGTGCGGTGTATCATTTTGAGCGCTTCAAGGAAAAATATTTTGGCATTACTTATGAGTTATACTATGCAATGACATTGATTGATGGTAGCAGGAAAAAGACTATCAGTGACATTGCCGATACTATGAGTATTCCGTTACATAAAGCAACACGAATTGTACAGCGGTTACATGCAAAACGTCTGGTTGAGCGTACAACGTCTTTACGGGATAAGCGAGTGGTGTATGTTGGGCTTACTCGTGAGGGTAAAAAGTGCCTTACAGCAATTGAAGACTTTTGCTTTGATACAATAATGAATAATATGATTCATGTTTCAGCGGGTGAGTTTGCCAAGTTTATACAGGTTGCAGCTAAAATTCCTGAAATTTTAGCAATACCACAATATGACAAAAAAGGGGTTCAGTATGGCAAGTAA
- a CDS encoding ATP-binding cassette domain-containing protein, whose protein sequence is MLTLHNIQWHSKQFSLKIPSLQFHDGAHAMIMGSSGSGKTLLLSIIAGIIAPHNGTIYSDTEDITHIPPETRGFSIVYQEPALFGHMTVFENIAFGLRMRKCQTRVVTKKVNEVMELCGVDHLQHRNPATLSGGEKQRVAFARAIVTAPKLLLLDEPFTALDPVSKEELIGILKHIKKEYNPTILHVTHDFDETLQLGNYLYVMSSGAIIQHGTVTDVYRYPSDIFVAQMVGAKNIFQGRVIHKKDGAYFVTDNGIAFFLGDSYRNFSQYAILRAEDIIISRQLLHSSATNQFRGIVVDVTEMKGLYRVNIDIGEIVQSVITKRSLMAMNIKKGAKVVVIFKGSAIHLL, encoded by the coding sequence ATGCTTACACTGCATAACATACAATGGCACAGTAAACAATTTTCACTGAAAATTCCATCATTGCAATTTCATGACGGAGCGCATGCCATGATAATGGGCTCTTCGGGATCAGGGAAGACGCTACTGTTGTCCATCATTGCAGGGATTATTGCACCCCATAATGGTACTATCTATAGTGATACTGAAGATATAACGCATATTCCACCTGAAACACGTGGCTTTTCCATTGTGTATCAGGAACCGGCGTTGTTTGGCCACATGACGGTTTTTGAAAATATTGCGTTTGGTTTGCGCATGAGGAAGTGTCAAACCAGGGTAGTAACGAAAAAGGTTAATGAAGTTATGGAGCTATGCGGTGTTGACCATTTACAACACAGAAACCCTGCAACCTTAAGCGGTGGTGAAAAACAGCGTGTGGCATTTGCGCGAGCCATAGTGACAGCACCAAAACTTTTATTGCTTGATGAACCATTTACCGCTCTTGACCCGGTATCAAAAGAAGAACTTATTGGCATTTTGAAACACATAAAAAAAGAATATAATCCCACAATACTGCATGTGACGCATGATTTTGATGAAACACTGCAGCTTGGCAATTACCTGTATGTCATGAGTAGTGGTGCAATCATCCAGCATGGTACGGTCACCGATGTTTACCGCTATCCCAGTGATATTTTTGTGGCACAGATGGTTGGGGCAAAAAATATTTTTCAAGGTAGGGTCATCCACAAAAAAGACGGGGCATATTTTGTGACGGATAACGGCATTGCATTTTTTTTGGGCGATAGTTACCGCAATTTTTCCCAGTATGCAATACTCAGGGCTGAGGATATAATCATCTCCAGACAGCTTCTGCACAGCAGTGCAACCAATCAGTTCAGAGGCATTGTTGTAGATGTTACCGAGATGAAAGGTTTGTATAGAGTGAACATTGATATAGGTGAAATAGTACAATCTGTGATAACCAAGCGTTCATTGATGGCAATGAATATTAAAAAAGGAGCAAAAGTTGTTGTAATTTTTAAGGGCAGTGCTATACACTTGCTCTGA
- the dtd gene encoding D-aminoacyl-tRNA deacylase, translating into MRAVIQRVTQAKVEVEGNIIASINKGLCVLVGFTATDTDKDLQYICQKIIGLRIFDDNNAFMNLSVADVKGEILLVPQFTLYGDARKGKRPSFSDAMKPEDAFKFFDTFVSLCKQHYPKVQQGKFQAYMQVSLINDGPVTILLDSSKLF; encoded by the coding sequence ATGCGTGCAGTCATACAACGGGTAACACAAGCAAAAGTTGAAGTTGAGGGGAATATCATTGCATCTATAAATAAAGGACTGTGTGTTCTTGTTGGTTTTACTGCCACTGACACTGACAAAGATTTACAGTATATTTGCCAAAAAATTATTGGCCTACGTATTTTTGATGATAACAATGCATTCATGAACCTTTCAGTAGCTGATGTTAAAGGTGAGATTCTTTTAGTTCCGCAATTTACGTTGTATGGCGATGCACGCAAAGGTAAAAGGCCCTCATTTTCTGACGCCATGAAGCCTGAAGATGCTTTCAAATTTTTTGACACATTTGTTTCATTATGCAAACAGCATTATCCCAAAGTTCAGCAGGGGAAATTTCAAGCCTACATGCAGGTATCCCTTATTAATGATGGCCCTGTTACTATACTATTAGATAGTTCAAAATTATTTTAA
- a CDS encoding UvrD-helicase domain-containing protein encodes MDLLQKLNEEQYKAVTHIEGPLLILAGASSGKTRVITYRISHLIKNAGVPPFSIVAVTFTNKAAEEMQNRIKALIGPIGESVMIKTFHSLAVYILRRHGEAIGIPSNFTIYDDHDQESVIKDILRTMNIDPKAVKPSMIVEKISRIKESNHYIEGGDITPLLPKFHSFNFPEIFTQYHEKLKTANALDFSDLLVRTVQLLRNKDVLLKLQSRWKYFMIDEYQDTNIAQYLIAKYLSSATKNICVVGDDDQSIYTWRGADIRNILNFEKDYPNATVITLHRNYRSTEPILKAAWHVIKNNYKRKDKKLTSHRGDGEPIIVCTTNNEYGEAEYVINTIVSLKHKEGYTNRDFAIFYRTNAQSRIFEEHLRKENIPYVVIGSVKFYERKEIKDIIAYMRFIANQHDTVSLLRIINTPARGIGASTIEKIRDAAYVHAVSEWDIIANSEAYAYKLSPALNVFKDTMQKLIDKTRETPQHYKLSDVCISILHDTQYYKSLEAENSIESRGRLENIDAFVNSIFEYEHLHPQATLDEFLQDISLLTPADETNGTVQDAVTLMTVHNAKGLEFPVVFLTGMEEGLFPHANSSDTEEGIEEERRLCYVGMTRAKDRLFLTGAEIRRSWGTIQYKEASRFLSELPSQLCEFKNYNSSYDSWDAPRSSSFDKFISGSGNNSRNIQNEITDSRFKVHQRVKHPSFGIGIITTIQGKGDNVKLTIQFLNGFTKTFLERYTPLEPVS; translated from the coding sequence ATGGACTTATTGCAAAAACTTAACGAAGAACAATATAAGGCAGTAACGCATATCGAAGGCCCGCTTTTGATACTGGCTGGTGCCAGTTCAGGTAAAACTCGTGTTATTACCTACAGGATTTCCCATCTTATAAAGAATGCAGGCGTTCCACCTTTTTCCATTGTTGCGGTAACATTTACCAATAAGGCAGCGGAAGAGATGCAAAACCGTATAAAAGCTCTCATTGGTCCTATTGGTGAAAGCGTCATGATAAAAACATTTCATTCTCTGGCAGTGTATATACTGCGTCGACATGGCGAGGCTATAGGCATCCCTTCAAATTTTACCATCTATGATGACCACGATCAGGAATCGGTTATTAAAGATATCCTGCGCACTATGAACATTGATCCCAAAGCAGTAAAACCGTCAATGATTGTAGAAAAAATATCACGCATAAAAGAAAGTAATCACTACATTGAAGGCGGTGATATTACACCGCTTTTGCCAAAATTTCATTCATTTAATTTCCCTGAAATTTTTACACAGTACCATGAAAAACTGAAAACCGCAAATGCCCTTGATTTCAGTGATCTTCTTGTGCGCACTGTACAGCTTTTGCGCAATAAAGATGTGTTACTTAAGCTACAATCGCGGTGGAAATATTTTATGATTGATGAATATCAGGATACCAATATCGCGCAATACTTAATTGCAAAATACTTATCGTCAGCCACCAAAAATATATGTGTTGTTGGTGATGACGATCAGTCCATCTATACATGGCGTGGTGCTGATATCCGCAATATATTGAACTTTGAAAAAGATTATCCCAATGCAACCGTGATTACCTTACACAGGAACTATCGCTCAACCGAACCAATCCTTAAAGCAGCATGGCACGTCATTAAAAATAATTACAAACGAAAAGACAAAAAGCTCACATCACATCGTGGTGATGGCGAACCAATCATTGTGTGTACAACCAACAATGAATATGGCGAAGCAGAATACGTTATTAATACCATTGTTAGCCTTAAACATAAAGAAGGGTATACCAACAGGGACTTTGCAATATTTTACCGCACCAATGCACAATCACGCATCTTTGAGGAACATCTGCGTAAAGAAAACATTCCATACGTAGTTATTGGTAGTGTTAAATTCTATGAACGCAAAGAGATAAAAGACATTATTGCTTACATGCGATTCATTGCAAATCAGCATGATACCGTTTCGCTCTTAAGGATTATCAATACCCCTGCACGCGGCATTGGTGCGTCAACTATCGAAAAAATCCGTGATGCTGCGTATGTACATGCAGTAAGCGAATGGGACATCATTGCTAATAGTGAAGCCTATGCATATAAACTATCGCCTGCTCTCAATGTATTTAAAGATACCATGCAGAAATTAATTGATAAAACCAGAGAAACTCCACAGCATTATAAGCTTTCTGATGTATGTATCAGCATTTTGCATGACACACAGTACTATAAAAGCCTTGAAGCTGAAAATAGCATTGAATCACGGGGAAGGCTTGAAAATATTGATGCATTTGTGAACAGTATTTTTGAATACGAACATCTGCACCCACAGGCTACCCTTGATGAATTTTTGCAGGACATTTCGTTATTAACTCCCGCTGATGAAACAAATGGCACTGTGCAGGATGCCGTTACTCTTATGACTGTGCACAATGCAAAAGGGCTGGAATTTCCCGTTGTATTTTTAACCGGCATGGAAGAAGGGTTATTCCCTCATGCCAATTCCAGCGATACAGAAGAAGGCATTGAGGAAGAAAGGCGGCTTTGCTATGTGGGCATGACAAGGGCAAAGGACAGGCTCTTTTTGACAGGTGCGGAGATAAGAAGAAGCTGGGGTACTATCCAATATAAAGAAGCATCACGGTTTTTAAGTGAGTTGCCATCCCAATTATGCGAATTTAAGAATTATAATTCATCGTATGATTCATGGGATGCCCCCAGATCTTCTTCATTTGATAAATTCATTTCTGGATCTGGAAACAACAGTAGAAACATCCAGAATGAAATAACCGATTCGCGGTTTAAAGTCCATCAAAGAGTTAAGCACCCTTCATTTGGCATTGGGATTATAACAACAATACAGGGGAAAGGAGATAATGTTAAGCTAACCATACAATTTTTAAATGGGTTCACGAAAACATTTCTTGAACGCTACACACCTTTAGAACCTGTGTCATAA
- a CDS encoding ABC transporter permease, translating to MINVNKKNIVFYTIVGVLSFVVAFLVVVPIASMVLSVSIREVIEMLFDKEVVQSLLLTFECAFYATLIAVVFGIPLAYLFTFTHFPLKRFIITLFDIPMIIPHTASGIALLFVFGSGYLSQLFKSFNISFVGSKTGIVIAMAFVSIPYFINAVQNGFASIDRRLINVARTLGASQAQCFVHVILPLSVRAIVTGSLMMWGRGISEFGAVMIIAYHPMIAPVLLYDRYSAYGLEGSRPIAAVLIVFCIVFFVLIRSLLAYREKHAYTA from the coding sequence GTGATAAACGTAAATAAGAAGAATATAGTGTTTTATACTATAGTTGGTGTGCTATCGTTTGTGGTAGCATTTCTTGTTGTGGTGCCCATTGCTTCAATGGTGCTGTCAGTATCAATACGTGAAGTTATAGAAATGCTTTTTGATAAGGAGGTAGTGCAATCACTACTGTTAACTTTTGAATGTGCATTCTATGCCACACTGATAGCAGTAGTTTTTGGCATACCCCTTGCCTATCTCTTTACCTTTACTCACTTTCCATTAAAGCGCTTCATTATCACACTATTTGATATACCCATGATCATTCCCCATACAGCAAGCGGAATAGCATTGCTCTTTGTATTTGGAAGTGGCTATCTATCACAATTATTTAAGTCATTCAACATATCATTTGTTGGCAGCAAAACAGGCATTGTCATAGCCATGGCTTTTGTTTCAATACCGTATTTTATTAATGCTGTGCAAAATGGTTTTGCTTCAATTGACAGGCGTCTTATAAATGTGGCAAGAACATTAGGTGCTTCACAGGCACAGTGCTTTGTCCATGTTATACTGCCACTTTCAGTCAGGGCCATTGTGACTGGTAGTCTTATGATGTGGGGGCGGGGCATAAGCGAGTTTGGCGCTGTTATGATTATTGCCTACCACCCCATGATTGCCCCTGTCCTGCTGTATGATAGATATTCAGCTTACGGGCTTGAAGGTTCACGACCAATTGCAGCTGTGCTCATAGTTTTTTGCATAGTGTTTTTTGTTCTTATACGGAGTTTACTGGCATATAGGGAAAAACATGCTTACACTGCATAA
- the trxA gene encoding thioredoxin has protein sequence MGLIEVNDINFNSEVLEYGGRVLVDFWAPWCGPCRMQTPILEKLSQDPEIKTKIVKVNTDNNPETAQRFGISSIPTLILFENGKEIDRMIGVQPETVLKKKLS, from the coding sequence ATGGGATTGATAGAAGTCAATGATATTAACTTCAACTCTGAGGTACTTGAGTATGGAGGTAGGGTCCTTGTAGATTTCTGGGCACCCTGGTGTGGCCCTTGCCGTATGCAAACACCAATACTTGAAAAACTGTCACAGGATCCAGAAATAAAAACAAAAATAGTTAAAGTAAACACCGACAATAACCCTGAAACGGCGCAGCGCTTTGGTATCTCTTCAATTCCCACACTTATTCTTTTTGAAAACGGCAAAGAGATAGACCGCATGATAGGTGTGCAGCCCGAAACGGTGTTAAAGAAAAAGCTTTCTTAA
- a CDS encoding substrate-binding domain-containing protein → MKKIIAIILLCVLMECADTKKETIAVFHAGSLSALFKECKVEFEKRHNYTVLLEASGSVDAARKLTDLHKPCDVIALADVELFDSMLKQYCPYWIAFAGNEMVLAYNKKSQYAKAIAANWIDALTTYNITCTRSDPLRDPCGYRTLLVWKLASQFYNNSKLEKIFAARAPIEYMRPKEIDCIALLETGACDAMWIYKSVAVEQNFPYITLDEHINLGNHTYEQLYRKTCIALSDTKKQYTFCGSTITYGVSIPVTANNVKGAIAFMSFLFSKEGQQLIQEYGFTFIEPYSNNHEQLSVELKKVIAGDKRK, encoded by the coding sequence ATGAAAAAAATAATAGCAATTATTCTTTTATGTGTGTTGATGGAGTGTGCTGATACAAAAAAAGAAACTATTGCCGTGTTTCATGCCGGCAGCCTATCGGCACTGTTTAAAGAATGCAAAGTGGAATTTGAAAAACGGCATAATTATACAGTACTTCTTGAGGCTTCAGGCAGTGTTGATGCAGCACGAAAATTAACCGATTTACACAAACCGTGTGATGTGATTGCACTAGCAGATGTTGAGCTTTTTGATAGTATGCTCAAACAATATTGTCCATACTGGATTGCATTTGCAGGGAATGAAATGGTGCTAGCATATAATAAAAAGAGTCAATACGCCAAGGCTATTGCAGCTAACTGGATAGATGCACTTACAACGTATAATATTACCTGTACACGCTCTGACCCCTTGCGTGACCCCTGTGGGTACAGGACCCTTTTGGTATGGAAATTAGCATCACAATTTTATAATAACTCAAAGTTAGAAAAGATCTTTGCTGCACGTGCACCTATAGAATATATGCGCCCAAAAGAAATTGATTGCATTGCATTGCTTGAAACAGGAGCCTGTGATGCAATGTGGATATATAAATCAGTTGCGGTAGAACAAAATTTCCCCTATATAACACTGGATGAGCATATCAATTTAGGCAATCATACATACGAGCAGTTATACAGGAAAACCTGTATTGCGCTGTCAGACACAAAGAAGCAGTATACGTTTTGTGGCAGCACTATCACCTATGGTGTATCCATTCCAGTTACAGCAAACAATGTAAAAGGTGCTATTGCCTTTATGTCGTTTCTTTTTAGCAAAGAAGGGCAACAATTAATACAGGAGTACGGATTTACATTTATAGAACCGTATAGCAATAACCATGAACAATTATCGGTGGAACTTAAGAAGGTGATTGCAGGTGATAAACGTAAATAA
- a CDS encoding aldehyde ferredoxin oxidoreductase family protein yields MASKFKGYMGKICDINLSTGSVGEYPLSDEDREKYLGGRFIATKILWDELSPGADALSPENILIVMTSPLTGTGAPSSSRYDISAKSPLTGLIGHSNSGGNFGMHLKRAGFDGVVLRGKAPKPVYIEFDNGTVHIRDAGNIWGMNTQDAQKAMGQGGTMAIGPAGENQVLFASVVSQERSHGRCGMGAVMGSKNLKGMVARGSEKIPIHNNDEFKKHVKQWITMLQKHPATGEFAPRYGTAGFLTALSMNNALPTKNFSQGRFEQAWNIGGERLAEEFLVKNSGCVSCPIRCGRVVEIDGKEVKGPEYEILSLLGSNMLIDDLDAIITWNYQLDLLGLDAITTGTLFGFAAELNERGVWKCGIEFGKKENISQLIEDIAYKRGIGQELSQGVRYLAKKFNAEDYAPHVKGLELAAYEPRASIGHGLGYATASRGACHLDGGYMIYFEVTGPVTLNPHHYRSKPSWTILDQNLLAAVSAGGNCLFTSWTFVPNIAYKVPGRKWLFSLLQFILTHTWILIDLTVTMPKWLMRFHVPLLPHTKAIELATGMKMDFGRYYLVGERGYTLERMFNIREGLKAKDDSLPARFTKEPLMFGKKGYTVPFNRMLKKYYKLRGWDNEGKPTKKLLKKLQII; encoded by the coding sequence ATGGCAAGTAAGTTTAAGGGATACATGGGAAAAATCTGTGATATTAATCTTTCAACGGGAAGTGTTGGAGAGTATCCGCTTTCTGATGAAGACAGGGAAAAGTATTTGGGTGGGCGCTTTATTGCCACAAAGATTTTATGGGATGAGTTAAGCCCTGGTGCGGATGCGCTGTCACCGGAAAATATTTTAATTGTTATGACATCGCCGTTGACGGGTACCGGTGCGCCATCAAGCAGCAGATATGATATATCCGCTAAAAGCCCACTTACCGGCCTTATTGGGCACTCAAACAGTGGTGGCAACTTTGGCATGCATTTGAAACGTGCCGGTTTTGATGGCGTGGTGCTTCGGGGAAAAGCGCCAAAACCGGTGTATATAGAATTTGATAATGGTACTGTACATATCAGGGATGCTGGCAATATCTGGGGAATGAATACACAGGATGCTCAAAAGGCAATGGGGCAGGGTGGTACCATGGCTATTGGACCTGCTGGTGAAAACCAGGTTTTATTTGCATCAGTGGTTTCCCAGGAGCGCAGCCACGGCAGGTGCGGTATGGGTGCAGTCATGGGCTCTAAAAATCTTAAAGGTATGGTTGCACGAGGTTCCGAGAAGATCCCCATTCACAATAATGATGAGTTCAAAAAACATGTAAAACAGTGGATAACCATGTTACAGAAGCATCCAGCTACCGGTGAATTTGCTCCGCGCTACGGTACAGCAGGCTTTTTAACGGCGCTTTCCATGAACAATGCATTGCCAACAAAGAACTTTTCTCAAGGAAGGTTTGAACAAGCATGGAATATTGGCGGTGAACGGTTGGCTGAAGAGTTTTTGGTAAAAAATTCAGGTTGCGTATCATGTCCAATCCGCTGTGGCAGGGTTGTTGAGATTGATGGTAAAGAAGTTAAAGGTCCTGAGTATGAAATCCTGTCACTGCTTGGATCCAATATGCTTATTGATGACCTGGATGCCATCATTACATGGAACTATCAGCTTGACCTTTTGGGGCTTGATGCTATTACTACCGGGACACTTTTTGGATTTGCAGCAGAGCTCAATGAACGTGGGGTATGGAAATGTGGCATTGAATTTGGTAAAAAGGAAAATATATCACAGCTGATAGAAGATATTGCCTATAAGCGTGGAATAGGACAGGAGCTTTCCCAGGGGGTGAGGTACCTGGCAAAGAAATTTAATGCGGAAGATTATGCCCCGCATGTCAAAGGATTAGAACTGGCTGCCTATGAGCCGCGCGCTTCTATTGGGCATGGGTTGGGGTATGCCACTGCATCGCGTGGTGCCTGTCATCTGGATGGTGGGTACATGATCTATTTTGAGGTAACTGGTCCGGTGACACTCAATCCCCATCACTATCGCTCAAAACCTTCATGGACCATTCTTGACCAGAATTTGCTTGCTGCAGTGAGTGCAGGTGGCAATTGTCTTTTTACTTCATGGACATTTGTGCCGAATATTGCATATAAAGTTCCTGGCAGGAAATGGCTTTTTTCACTGTTACAGTTTATTCTTACTCATACATGGATACTAATAGACCTTACTGTTACCATGCCCAAGTGGCTTATGCGCTTTCATGTGCCATTACTACCTCATACTAAGGCAATTGAACTGGCAACTGGCATGAAGATGGATTTTGGCAGGTACTATCTTGTTGGTGAACGAGGATATACTCTGGAACGCATGTTTAATATACGGGAAGGGTTGAAAGCAAAAGATGACTCATTGCCTGCACGATTTACAAAAGAACCGTTGATGTTTGGCAAAAAAGGGTATACGGTTCCATTTAACAGGATGCTTAAAAAATACTATAAACTCAGAGGCTGGGACAATGAAGGAAAGCCAACAAAGAAATTGCTCAAAAAATTACAAATTATATAA
- a CDS encoding tetratricopeptide repeat protein, giving the protein MKRLLYSFIITAIVCLITSVTIAQRIEEAVQLNSKGLLYLECGNYEKAYEYFMLALQHDPTNKLLYNNCAVACMNMKKYQEAYRMLTIALAIDPYYVKALSNMAIVNFHLLKFADAYRYYSKALMVDSSYTKERFRLDKVIAGVKKVQSENPDNGDLKEIVRQLEIIKNNNQDIYLK; this is encoded by the coding sequence TTGAAGCGATTGCTGTATAGCTTTATAATTACTGCAATAGTGTGTCTTATTACATCAGTAACTATCGCACAGCGTATAGAAGAAGCAGTTCAGCTTAATAGCAAGGGACTGCTTTACCTGGAATGTGGTAATTATGAAAAGGCCTATGAATATTTTATGCTGGCACTGCAGCACGATCCAACCAATAAATTGTTATACAATAATTGTGCTGTTGCATGCATGAACATGAAAAAATATCAGGAAGCATACCGTATGCTCACAATAGCCCTTGCAATAGATCCTTACTATGTTAAGGCACTATCCAATATGGCAATTGTGAATTTTCATTTATTGAAGTTTGCAGATGCATATAGGTATTATTCAAAAGCATTGATGGTTGATAGCTCATATACAAAAGAGCGCTTCAGGTTGGATAAGGTTATTGCGGGTGTAAAAAAAGTTCAAAGCGAAAATCCTGATAATGGTGACTTGAAAGAAATTGTTCGTCAGTTGGAAATAATTAAAAACAATAATCAGGACATATATTTAAAATAA
- a CDS encoding STAS domain-containing protein, with protein MEKTHRVSSTILNNIPVLILEGDITSEADSDIMNAYRELKEKHSPFYLIVDFNKTKYINSAGIATLINIIQDLGDFGGKVVFTGLSQHFHKVMDIVGITDFVNIYKTNEEALKNIETKA; from the coding sequence ATGGAAAAAACGCATCGGGTTTCATCAACGATTCTGAATAATATTCCCGTTCTTATTTTAGAAGGAGATATCACATCTGAGGCGGATAGTGATATTATGAATGCCTATAGGGAACTAAAAGAAAAACATTCTCCTTTTTATCTTATAGTTGACTTTAACAAAACAAAATATATTAATTCTGCAGGCATTGCAACGTTAATTAACATCATTCAAGATTTAGGTGATTTCGGCGGCAAGGTAGTCTTTACCGGTCTGTCACAGCATTTCCACAAAGTGATGGATATAGTTGGCATAACCGATTTTGTAAACATTTATAAGACCAACGAAGAAGCCTTGAAAAATATAGAGACTAAGGCTTAA